In the genome of Armatimonadota bacterium, one region contains:
- a CDS encoding ABC transporter ATP-binding protein yields MSAGYGPVRVLWDVTLRVAPGEIVALVGANGAGKTTLLRAITGLVRASGVIRVGGTVVTHRSPAAIARLGVAHVPEGRHLFPQMTVRDHLELGAAFVPGAWDAREQTLAWVHALFPRLRERAAQPAGTMSGGEQQMLAIARALMARPRLLLVDEPSLGLAPVLVQAVFQALREINRHGVTILLVEQNVRQTLVMAHRGYVLENGRVVLEGTGRELLENPHVQQAYLGL; encoded by the coding sequence ATGAGCGCGGGGTACGGGCCGGTGCGCGTCCTGTGGGACGTCACCCTGCGCGTCGCTCCCGGAGAGATCGTGGCCCTGGTGGGGGCCAACGGAGCGGGCAAGACGACGCTGCTGCGGGCCATCACGGGCCTCGTGCGCGCCAGCGGGGTGATCCGCGTCGGCGGGACGGTGGTCACCCACCGCTCCCCCGCCGCCATCGCCCGGCTGGGGGTGGCCCACGTGCCCGAGGGGCGCCACCTCTTCCCGCAGATGACGGTCCGGGACCACCTGGAGCTGGGGGCGGCGTTCGTCCCGGGCGCCTGGGACGCCCGGGAGCAGACCCTCGCGTGGGTCCACGCCCTCTTCCCCCGCCTGCGCGAGCGGGCGGCGCAGCCGGCCGGCACGATGAGCGGCGGGGAGCAGCAGATGCTGGCGATCGCCCGGGCGCTGATGGCCCGCCCCCGCCTGCTGCTGGTCGACGAACCCTCGCTGGGGCTGGCGCCGGTGCTGGTCCAGGCCGTCTTCCAGGCGCTGCGGGAGATCAACCGGCACGGGGTCACCATCCTGCTGGTCGAGCAGAACGTGCGCCAGACGCTGGTGATGGCCCACCGAGGCTACGTGCTGGAGAACGGCCGGGTCGTCCTGGAGGGGACGGGCCGCGAGCTGCTTGAGAACCCCCACGTCCAACAGGCCTACCTGGGGCTCTGA
- a CDS encoding alpha/beta fold hydrolase yields MALLPGVVSEVIQTRRLRTHVLRTARMGGAPVVFVDGNISTARFWEEILATLPAPWSGIAMDLRGYGGSELRPVDATRGLRDFADDLAALLEALAVERPHLVGWSLGAGVVMQYALDHPGGVASLTLEAPLSPYGFGGTRDEAGTPCWPDYAGSGGGTANPEFVRRLREGDRTDESPFSPRNVMRAFYVKPPFRPAPEREEILVAEVLTTAVGDDNYPGDVTPSPHWPHVAPGRRGVNNAMSPAYCNLSGFARLTPKPPVLWIRGADDQIVSDTSLFDFGYLGRIGAVPGWPGEEVFPPQPMVSQTRAVLDAYRRDGGSVAEEVFPDCGHSPHLEDPERFRSLLVAFVSAATT; encoded by the coding sequence ATGGCGCTCTTGCCGGGGGTGGTCTCCGAGGTCATCCAGACGCGCCGACTCCGTACCCACGTCCTGCGCACGGCCCGGATGGGCGGCGCGCCGGTGGTATTTGTCGACGGGAACATCTCCACGGCGCGCTTCTGGGAGGAGATCCTGGCGACGCTGCCCGCGCCCTGGTCGGGCATCGCCATGGATCTGCGCGGGTACGGCGGATCGGAACTCCGACCGGTGGACGCGACTCGCGGGCTGCGCGATTTCGCCGACGACCTGGCAGCGCTCCTGGAAGCGCTTGCCGTCGAGCGGCCACACCTGGTCGGGTGGTCGCTGGGGGCGGGAGTGGTGATGCAATACGCGCTGGACCACCCCGGTGGTGTCGCCTCCCTGACCCTGGAGGCGCCGCTGTCGCCCTATGGCTTCGGCGGCACCAGAGACGAGGCCGGAACGCCCTGCTGGCCCGACTACGCCGGCTCGGGCGGGGGGACGGCGAACCCGGAGTTCGTCCGGCGCCTGCGCGAAGGTGACCGGACTGACGAGAGCCCCTTCTCCCCCCGCAACGTCATGCGCGCCTTCTACGTCAAGCCGCCGTTTCGGCCCGCGCCCGAGCGGGAGGAGATCCTCGTCGCGGAGGTCCTCACCACCGCCGTGGGCGATGACAACTACCCGGGGGACGTGACGCCTTCCCCCCACTGGCCACACGTGGCCCCCGGCCGACGGGGCGTGAACAACGCGATGTCGCCCGCTTACTGCAACCTGAGCGGGTTCGCCCGCCTCACGCCCAAGCCGCCCGTCCTCTGGATCCGGGGAGCCGACGACCAGATCGTCTCCGATACGTCCTTGTTCGACTTCGGGTACCTGGGCCGGATCGGGGCCGTACCGGGGTGGCCGGGCGAGGAGGTCTTCCCGCCGCAACCGATGGTCAGCCAGACTCGGGCGGTCCTGGACGCCTACCGGCGCGACGGCGGCTCGGTTGCGGAGGAGGTCTTCCCCGACTGCGGGCACTCTCCGCACCTCGAGGACCCCGAGCGGTTTCGGTCCCTGCTGGTGGCCTTCGTGTCGGCGGCCACCACCTGA
- a CDS encoding long-chain fatty acid--CoA ligase, with translation MQETHEHSGGLQAPQGWPDWGIWHWLERRRDLCPHKTAMVDRDRRVAYAELQARVAAVAGGLRGLGIRRGDRVAILSLNRLEYVELLFAAARLGAMLVPLNWRLTSPELAFQVSDSRPRVLVVDPALADLAEALRRRPEAAAVEQVVCLPDVSGTGQAGLPAAVPYETLLSAGPAAPEGASGDPLLILYTSGTTGRPKGAVLVQATQFWNSVNIGTALSLVAGDVTLNVLPMFHSGGLGLLTLPSLHLGATAVLLPRFEPAAVVRALAEEQVTAMFAVPAIYQALLEDEGFRRLDLRRVRFSCGGAPCPLRVIEAFRERGVLFQQGYGLTETAPTLTLVPAADAFRKAGSVGKAALHAELRVVDEEGRDVPPGVVGEVWARGPNLFAGYWDCPEATREVFVDGWFRTGDLGRLDEEGFLYIVDRRKDMIISGGENIYPAEVEAVLYQHPAVLDAAVIPSPHPRWGEVPLAVVVLRPGQTLTAEELFTFCTPHLARYKIPRSLVVVDELPRNAAGKVLKRVLRERFAAG, from the coding sequence ATGCAGGAGACACACGAGCACAGCGGCGGGCTCCAGGCCCCCCAGGGGTGGCCCGACTGGGGGATCTGGCACTGGCTGGAGCGGCGGCGGGACCTCTGTCCGCACAAGACGGCGATGGTGGACCGCGACCGGCGGGTTGCCTATGCCGAGCTGCAGGCCCGAGTCGCCGCCGTCGCCGGAGGGCTGCGCGGGCTCGGCATTCGACGGGGCGACCGCGTGGCCATCCTCTCCCTGAACCGACTGGAGTACGTGGAGCTCCTCTTCGCCGCCGCCCGCCTAGGCGCCATGCTGGTGCCACTGAACTGGCGGCTCACCTCCCCTGAGCTGGCCTTCCAGGTGAGCGACAGCCGCCCCCGGGTGCTGGTCGTGGACCCGGCGCTCGCCGACCTGGCGGAGGCGCTGCGCCGCAGGCCGGAGGCCGCGGCGGTGGAGCAGGTGGTGTGCCTCCCCGACGTCTCCGGCACCGGCCAGGCGGGCTTGCCGGCGGCTGTGCCCTACGAGACGCTGCTCTCCGCCGGCCCTGCCGCGCCCGAAGGCGCGAGCGGCGACCCCCTGCTCATCCTCTACACCTCCGGCACCACCGGCCGGCCCAAGGGGGCGGTCCTGGTCCAGGCCACCCAGTTCTGGAACAGCGTGAACATCGGCACGGCGCTCAGCCTGGTCGCCGGTGACGTCACCCTGAACGTCCTGCCCATGTTCCACAGCGGCGGCCTGGGGCTGCTCACCCTCCCCTCGCTGCACCTGGGGGCGACCGCCGTGCTGCTGCCGCGGTTCGAGCCCGCGGCCGTCGTCCGGGCGCTGGCCGAAGAGCAGGTCACGGCGATGTTTGCCGTCCCGGCGATCTACCAGGCCCTGCTGGAGGACGAAGGGTTCCGCCGGCTGGACCTCCGCCGGGTGCGGTTCTCCTGCGGCGGCGCGCCCTGTCCCCTGCGGGTGATCGAGGCCTTCCGCGAGCGCGGCGTGCTCTTCCAGCAGGGGTACGGGCTCACGGAGACCGCGCCCACGCTGACCCTCGTCCCGGCCGCCGACGCCTTCCGCAAGGCGGGGTCGGTGGGCAAGGCGGCGCTGCACGCCGAGCTGCGCGTCGTGGACGAGGAGGGCCGCGATGTCCCGCCGGGCGTGGTCGGGGAAGTCTGGGCCCGCGGGCCCAACCTCTTCGCCGGGTACTGGGACTGCCCGGAGGCGACCCGGGAGGTCTTCGTCGACGGCTGGTTCCGGACGGGCGACCTGGGCCGGCTGGACGAGGAAGGGTTCCTCTACATCGTGGACCGGCGCAAGGACATGATCATCTCCGGTGGCGAGAACATCTACCCCGCCGAGGTGGAGGCGGTCCTCTACCAACACCCGGCGGTCCTCGACGCCGCGGTCATCCCCTCGCCCCACCCCCGCTGGGGCGAGGTGCCGCTGGCGGTGGTGGTGCTGCGGCCCGGGCAGACCCTTACCGCCGAGGAGCTGTTCACTTTCTGTACCCCGCACCTGGCCCGGTACAAGATCCCGCGGTCGCTCGTGGTGGTGGACGAGCTGCCGCGCAACGCCGCCGGCAAGGTGCTCAAGCGCGTGCTGCGCGAACGGTTCGCGGCGGGCTGA
- a CDS encoding branched-chain amino acid ABC transporter permease — MLIFGTLRSGLYALAAVGLALSVGVIGIVNFAHGEFLMLGAYLGYWLFASYGVDPLAAIPLGAAGLFVLGGALYRTAIRRVLRAPELNQMLLTFGIAIFLQNLAVILWSGDPRTAAIPYKASALALGPFTIGLPQVVVFVLATGLTAALYALLGRTRVGKAMRAVAQDRVGSAIIGVEVDRIYLLAFGLSVALAGTAGLMITLQLSASPYMGLLYTLKAFAIIVIAGLGNIGAVVYASLVLGLAEAFVEFYVPNGGGWSEGVFFLLILLVLLVRPRGLFQ; from the coding sequence GTGCTGATCTTCGGGACGCTGCGCTCGGGGCTGTATGCGCTGGCCGCGGTCGGGCTGGCCCTCTCCGTGGGGGTGATCGGGATCGTGAACTTCGCCCACGGGGAGTTCCTCATGCTGGGGGCCTACCTGGGGTACTGGCTCTTCGCCTCGTACGGCGTCGACCCGCTGGCGGCGATCCCGCTGGGCGCGGCGGGGCTCTTCGTGCTCGGGGGCGCGCTCTACCGGACGGCGATCCGGCGCGTCCTGCGCGCCCCCGAGCTGAACCAGATGCTGCTCACCTTCGGCATCGCCATCTTCCTCCAGAACCTGGCCGTCATCCTCTGGAGCGGCGACCCGCGCACCGCCGCCATCCCCTACAAGGCCAGCGCGCTCGCCCTGGGGCCCTTCACCATCGGCCTGCCCCAGGTGGTGGTCTTCGTCCTGGCCACGGGGCTGACGGCGGCGCTCTACGCCCTCCTGGGGCGCACGCGGGTGGGCAAGGCCATGCGCGCGGTGGCGCAGGACCGCGTCGGTTCCGCCATCATCGGCGTCGAGGTCGATCGCATCTACCTGCTGGCCTTCGGCCTCTCGGTGGCCCTGGCCGGCACGGCGGGCCTGATGATCACCCTGCAGCTCTCCGCCTCGCCCTACATGGGGTTGCTCTACACGCTGAAGGCGTTCGCCATCATCGTCATCGCCGGGCTGGGCAACATCGGCGCGGTCGTCTACGCCAGCCTGGTCCTGGGCCTCGCCGAGGCGTTTGTGGAGTTCTACGTGCCCAACGGCGGCGGGTGGTCGGAGGGGGTCTTCTTCCTCCTCATCCTGCTCGTGCTGCTCGTCCGACCGCGGGGGCTCTTCCAGTGA
- a CDS encoding alpha/beta fold hydrolase: MRTGADQDRLAAVRCADALLNGWRWARAWYALRGAEVPLGSTPADVAFTQGPVRLLHYRPAAKRVSAVPLLLVPSLINRHYVLDLTPRRSLVRYLRDSGFDVWLVDWGTPGCVDRFVTLGDHIDGYLRRCVDEVRAATGAAGLSLLGYCIGGVLTAIFTARHPRRVRNLVTLAAPIDFRQAGLLGAWAAAPYFPVDQLVDTLGNLPGWLLQASFRALRPLTRLRNLVALWERADDPEQLLEFVALHRWVEDNVPVSGETYRQFVRDCYQRNLLAEGRLTVDGMRVDLRRIRCPLLNVVATQDHICPLPSAVALNRLVGSRDVTLLTLPGGHVGAVVGREATEVFWPRLRAWLRRRSGSRTRRVR; encoded by the coding sequence GTGAGGACCGGGGCGGACCAGGACCGTCTCGCCGCCGTCCGGTGCGCCGACGCGCTGCTCAATGGCTGGCGGTGGGCCCGCGCCTGGTACGCGCTGCGCGGAGCGGAGGTCCCGCTGGGCAGCACGCCGGCGGACGTCGCCTTCACCCAGGGGCCTGTGCGGCTGCTCCACTACCGCCCGGCGGCGAAGCGGGTCTCCGCGGTGCCGCTGCTGCTGGTGCCGTCGCTCATCAACCGCCACTACGTGCTCGACCTCACCCCGCGACGCAGCCTGGTCCGCTACCTGCGGGACAGCGGGTTCGACGTCTGGCTCGTCGACTGGGGCACGCCGGGCTGCGTCGACCGGTTCGTGACGCTCGGCGATCACATCGACGGGTATCTGCGCCGCTGCGTGGACGAAGTCCGGGCCGCCACGGGGGCCGCCGGCCTGTCCCTGCTCGGCTACTGCATCGGCGGGGTCCTGACCGCCATCTTCACCGCCCGCCACCCCCGCCGCGTGCGCAACCTCGTCACCCTGGCCGCTCCCATCGACTTCCGCCAGGCCGGCCTGCTGGGGGCCTGGGCTGCCGCCCCCTACTTCCCGGTCGACCAGCTCGTCGACACGCTGGGCAATCTCCCGGGGTGGCTCCTCCAGGCCAGCTTCCGCGCCCTCCGCCCGCTGACCCGGCTGCGCAACCTGGTGGCCCTCTGGGAGCGCGCCGACGACCCCGAGCAGCTCCTGGAGTTCGTGGCCCTCCACCGCTGGGTCGAGGACAACGTCCCCGTCTCGGGTGAGACCTACCGGCAGTTCGTGCGCGACTGCTACCAGCGCAATCTCCTGGCGGAGGGACGCCTCACCGTGGACGGCATGCGGGTGGACCTCCGGCGCATCCGCTGTCCGCTCTTGAACGTCGTCGCCACGCAGGATCACATCTGCCCTCTGCCGTCGGCGGTGGCGCTCAACCGCCTGGTGGGGTCGCGGGACGTGACCCTGCTCACCCTGCCCGGCGGGCACGTGGGCGCCGTGGTCGGCCGCGAGGCCACCGAGGTCTTCTGGCCGCGGCTGCGCGCCTGGCTGCGCCGCCGCTCCGGGTCCCGGACCCGGCGGGTGCGGTGA
- a CDS encoding ABC transporter ATP-binding protein, with amino-acid sequence MSLLALDEVTKAFGGLVAVSDLSFEVREGEVLALIGPNGAGKSTAFNLISGLLAPDRGRIAFDGREITRLPPSARAHLGIGRTFQVMQPFHDMTVLENVMVGELFGHAVPKSLAEARRDAEGICRLVGIEHLMHREATGLGVADLKRLEVARALATHPRLLLLDEVMAGLRPPEVDQAVQMLRGLRSAGITLLVIDHVIRSVRDLADRVVVLNFGRKIAEGTFAAVARDPPVIQAYLGEAGEGGG; translated from the coding sequence GTGAGCCTGCTTGCGCTGGACGAGGTCACGAAGGCGTTCGGCGGGCTCGTCGCGGTGAGCGACCTCTCCTTCGAGGTGCGGGAAGGCGAGGTCCTCGCGCTCATCGGGCCGAACGGGGCGGGGAAGTCGACGGCGTTCAACCTGATCTCGGGGCTGCTGGCCCCTGACCGGGGCCGCATCGCCTTCGACGGGCGGGAGATCACCCGTCTGCCGCCGTCGGCGCGTGCCCACCTGGGGATCGGCCGCACGTTTCAGGTCATGCAGCCCTTCCATGACATGACCGTCCTGGAGAACGTCATGGTGGGGGAGCTGTTCGGTCACGCCGTCCCCAAGTCCCTGGCCGAGGCGCGGCGCGATGCCGAAGGCATCTGTCGCCTCGTCGGCATCGAGCACCTGATGCACCGGGAGGCCACGGGGCTGGGGGTGGCGGACCTCAAGCGGCTGGAGGTCGCCCGGGCGCTGGCCACGCACCCGCGCCTGCTGCTGCTCGACGAGGTGATGGCCGGCTTGCGCCCGCCGGAGGTCGACCAGGCCGTGCAGATGCTGCGGGGCCTGCGCAGCGCAGGGATCACCCTGCTGGTGATCGACCACGTGATCCGCAGCGTCCGGGACCTGGCCGACCGGGTGGTGGTCCTGAACTTCGGCCGGAAGATCGCCGAGGGCACGTTCGCCGCGGTGGCGCGGGACCCCCCCGTCATCCAGGCCTACCTCGGCGAGGCCGGCGAGGGAGGGGGGTGA
- a CDS encoding ABC transporter substrate-binding protein, with translation MALVALLAVLAPAAAQRAGPVRLGAIIPLSGPEGVSGQAMQKGYQLALEEVNGRGGVLGRPLELIVEDDKGDPPTGAAVFQKLVTRDRIDILIGGLQSAVTIAVVSQVLRQPILMAWTGAAFSGIERDLVKDADWFFHYHPWDYHNTDSLFRFIKSTGAKTVAVAHEDGPFGAGSIDAIRAFARNYGVEVTFIDAFKSGTPDLTPLLTKAKGANADVFVFISFAQDVVPIVTQARQVGFAPKLMIGTPPSWPIGYERLAAGNNVAGLALWTPENRHPASQRFVSRWREKFREEPTSYWGPLAYTNVVTVADAVNRAGTADRAAVTRALAATDYEGPIGRRLTFKRSLVGRYQGFTSLIAFQWRDGKQVTVWPEEIAGGRLQYPVGYGR, from the coding sequence GTGGCGCTGGTGGCACTGCTGGCGGTGCTGGCACCGGCAGCAGCGCAGCGGGCGGGGCCGGTCCGGCTGGGGGCCATCATCCCGCTGAGCGGTCCCGAGGGCGTGAGCGGGCAGGCGATGCAGAAGGGCTACCAGCTCGCCCTGGAGGAGGTCAACGGCCGCGGGGGAGTGCTGGGCCGTCCCCTCGAGCTCATCGTGGAGGACGACAAAGGCGACCCGCCCACCGGCGCGGCCGTCTTCCAGAAGCTCGTCACGCGCGACCGCATCGACATCCTCATCGGCGGCCTGCAGTCCGCGGTGACCATCGCGGTCGTCAGCCAAGTCCTCCGCCAGCCGATCCTCATGGCCTGGACGGGCGCGGCCTTCTCAGGTATCGAGCGGGACCTGGTCAAGGACGCCGACTGGTTCTTCCACTACCACCCGTGGGACTACCACAACACCGACTCGCTCTTCCGGTTCATCAAGTCCACCGGGGCGAAGACGGTGGCGGTGGCCCACGAGGACGGGCCCTTCGGCGCGGGGTCCATCGACGCGATCCGGGCCTTCGCCCGCAACTACGGAGTGGAGGTGACCTTCATCGACGCCTTCAAGAGCGGCACGCCGGACCTGACCCCGCTGCTCACCAAGGCCAAGGGCGCCAATGCCGATGTCTTCGTCTTCATCAGCTTCGCCCAGGACGTGGTCCCCATCGTGACGCAGGCCCGCCAGGTCGGGTTCGCGCCCAAGCTGATGATCGGCACACCCCCCTCCTGGCCGATCGGCTACGAGCGCCTGGCGGCCGGCAACAACGTGGCCGGGCTGGCGCTGTGGACCCCCGAGAACCGCCACCCGGCCTCGCAGCGCTTCGTCAGCCGCTGGCGCGAGAAGTTCCGCGAAGAACCGACTTCCTACTGGGGCCCGCTGGCCTACACCAACGTGGTGACGGTGGCCGACGCGGTCAACCGTGCCGGCACCGCCGACCGGGCGGCGGTGACGCGGGCGCTGGCGGCGACGGACTACGAGGGGCCGATCGGCCGGCGGCTGACCTTCAAGCGGTCGCTGGTGGGCCGCTACCAGGGGTTCACCAGCCTGATCGCCTTCCAGTGGCGGGACGGCAAGCAGGTCACCGTGTGGCCCGAGGAGATCGCCGGCGGGCGGCTGCAGTACCCGGTGGGGTACGGCCGCTGA
- a CDS encoding branched-chain amino acid ABC transporter permease, which produces MTVSRALPLSRPDRLAGRLGVPLLLGAALAWPFLTVRTQPYLLQLSLNILIFAVLAVSWDLLARTGQLSLAHAAFYGLGAYTSALLATRLHVPIPLAMLAGGGLAVVCAVGLGLLTLRLRGIYFAIATLAFTETLRVVAKQVRFFGAATGLVVPPLFPASLVGQYLVILAVLLATLLVSWRVNRSRWYFAFTAIRTNEAVAAVMGVDVVRFKVAAFALSAFFAGLTGAYYAHVFLFINPFEVFSLAISVGALVAPIFGGLYTTAGPLLGAVVLRAGEEALRATIRSGHLILYGGILAVVVLYMPRGLLGVLVALRLRRPPAVAVGPAPPAGGAGR; this is translated from the coding sequence GTGACTGTCTCCCGCGCGCTGCCGCTGTCGCGGCCGGACCGCCTGGCCGGCCGGTTGGGCGTCCCGCTCCTCCTGGGCGCGGCCCTGGCCTGGCCGTTCCTCACCGTCCGCACACAGCCCTACCTGCTGCAGCTCTCCCTGAACATCCTGATCTTCGCCGTCCTGGCCGTGTCGTGGGACCTGCTGGCGCGGACGGGGCAGCTCTCGCTGGCGCACGCCGCCTTCTACGGGCTGGGGGCGTACACCTCGGCGCTGCTGGCCACGCGGCTGCACGTGCCCATCCCGCTGGCCATGCTGGCCGGGGGCGGCCTCGCCGTGGTGTGCGCCGTGGGGCTGGGGCTGCTCACCCTGCGCCTGCGCGGCATCTACTTCGCCATCGCCACCCTGGCTTTCACCGAGACGCTGCGGGTCGTGGCCAAGCAGGTGCGCTTCTTCGGCGCCGCCACCGGGCTCGTCGTCCCGCCGCTCTTCCCGGCCAGCCTGGTGGGCCAGTACCTGGTCATCCTGGCCGTGCTGCTGGCCACGCTCCTGGTCTCGTGGCGCGTGAACCGGTCGCGCTGGTACTTCGCCTTCACGGCCATCCGCACCAACGAGGCGGTGGCTGCGGTCATGGGCGTGGACGTGGTCCGCTTCAAGGTGGCGGCCTTCGCCCTGAGCGCCTTCTTTGCCGGCCTGACGGGGGCGTACTACGCCCACGTCTTCCTCTTCATCAACCCCTTCGAGGTCTTCAGCCTGGCCATCTCCGTCGGTGCACTGGTGGCGCCCATCTTCGGCGGCCTGTACACCACTGCGGGGCCGCTGCTCGGGGCGGTGGTCCTGCGGGCAGGCGAGGAAGCCCTGCGGGCGACCATCCGCAGCGGCCACCTGATCCTCTACGGAGGGATCCTGGCGGTGGTCGTCCTCTACATGCCGCGCGGGCTGCTCGGGGTGCTGGTCGCCCTGCGCCTGCGCCGGCCCCCGGCGGTCGCCGTCGGCCCGGCGCCGCCGGCGGGAGGGGCGGGGCGGTGA
- a CDS encoding BTAD domain-containing putative transcriptional regulator, with product MVYTLGRFRVLRDGEEIPARAWRRRKALLLFQFLLTARHRPMLKDEIVDRLWPDLDPRVADRDFKVALHALWYALEPRRRPRQPSRFVRRVGEGYQVTREGVWVDADAMEAYVAAAAQQTARDPAAARAAYRAALDLYGGDYLPDRRYDDWATAERERLQTLALGAMAALAGLLLDEQPRESLRLAGRMLAIDPAWEEAYRIAMRAHLATGNRVQALRSYERCVAALRELGLEPLPETQALARTLRGRPWPPVTPP from the coding sequence GTGGTCTACACCCTGGGGCGGTTCCGCGTCCTGCGAGACGGGGAGGAGATCCCGGCCCGGGCCTGGAGGCGCCGGAAGGCCCTCCTCCTCTTCCAGTTCCTCCTCACCGCCCGTCACCGTCCGATGCTGAAGGACGAGATCGTCGACCGCCTCTGGCCGGATCTCGACCCCCGGGTGGCCGACCGGGACTTCAAGGTGGCGCTGCACGCGCTGTGGTACGCGCTGGAGCCCCGTCGCCGACCCCGGCAGCCCTCCCGGTTCGTCCGGCGCGTGGGAGAGGGCTACCAGGTGACCCGCGAGGGTGTGTGGGTGGACGCGGACGCGATGGAGGCGTACGTCGCCGCCGCGGCGCAGCAGACCGCGCGCGACCCGGCCGCAGCACGGGCCGCCTATCGTGCCGCCCTCGACCTCTATGGGGGCGACTACCTGCCGGACCGCCGCTACGACGACTGGGCCACGGCGGAGCGGGAACGGCTGCAGACGCTGGCCCTGGGGGCCATGGCCGCCCTGGCCGGCCTCCTCCTGGACGAGCAGCCGCGGGAGAGCCTGCGGCTGGCCGGGCGGATGCTGGCCATCGACCCGGCCTGGGAGGAGGCCTACCGCATCGCGATGCGCGCCCACCTGGCCACCGGGAACCGGGTCCAGGCCCTGCGGTCCTACGAGCGGTGCGTGGCTGCCCTCCGCGAGCTCGGCCTGGAGCCCCTGCCCGAGACGCAGGCCCTGGCCCGGACGCTGCGCGGTCGCCCGTGGCCGCCTGTAACTCCGCCGTAA
- a CDS encoding alpha/beta fold hydrolase: MPYAHLNGIRLYYEEEGSGPPLLLLEGLGYALWMWFRQRPALRQHFRLVLPDTRGVGLSEAPPGPYTIDLFASDAVALLDHLEIPRAHVLGVSMGGMVAMALALHYPERVERLVLVNTTAGGPEAVPMPPETLQALLAARALPPRDGLRAAMALAFATGYMAAHPEEVEQILDWRLARPQSPEAWAWQFQAGQAFDLSAHLREIRHPTLVVAGSADRVLPVANAALLADRLPHARLRVFEGGGHLVFIEQAEAFNRLVVDFLRGAPVEASPAGEEG; the protein is encoded by the coding sequence GTGCCGTACGCCCACCTGAACGGCATCCGGCTCTACTACGAGGAGGAGGGGAGCGGCCCCCCGCTGCTCCTGCTGGAGGGCCTGGGCTATGCGCTGTGGATGTGGTTCCGCCAGCGGCCGGCCCTGCGCCAGCACTTCCGCCTCGTCCTGCCCGACACCCGTGGCGTCGGTCTCTCGGAGGCGCCCCCGGGCCCCTACACCATCGACCTCTTCGCCTCCGACGCGGTCGCCCTGCTGGACCACCTGGAGATTCCCCGGGCGCACGTCCTGGGGGTCTCCATGGGAGGGATGGTCGCGATGGCACTGGCGCTGCACTACCCCGAACGCGTGGAGCGTCTCGTCCTGGTGAACACCACCGCCGGCGGCCCGGAGGCGGTGCCGATGCCGCCGGAGACGCTGCAGGCGCTCCTGGCGGCGCGCGCCCTGCCGCCGCGGGACGGGTTGCGCGCGGCCATGGCGCTCGCCTTCGCCACCGGGTACATGGCAGCGCACCCGGAGGAGGTCGAGCAGATCCTGGACTGGCGCCTCGCCCGTCCCCAGTCCCCCGAGGCGTGGGCGTGGCAGTTTCAGGCCGGCCAGGCCTTCGACCTCTCCGCGCACCTCCGCGAGATCCGCCACCCCACCCTGGTGGTGGCGGGCTCGGCGGACCGGGTCCTGCCGGTGGCCAACGCCGCCCTGCTGGCTGACCGGCTGCCGCACGCGCGGCTCCGGGTCTTCGAGGGCGGCGGGCATCTCGTCTTCATCGAGCAGGCCGAGGCCTTCAACCGGCTGGTCGTGGACTTCCTCCGGGGGGCGCCGGTGGAGGCGTCGCCGGCCGGGGAGGAGGGCTGA